The Tessaracoccus aquimaris sequence GTTGGACACCTGCGTGCCGAGGTACTGGTAGATGCCGAGCGTCACCGGCCGGATTCCGCCGGTGGTCGTCAGCGTCAGGGCGAACAGGAAGTCGCTCCATGCGAAGAGGAAGGCGAACAGGCCCGCCGTGATGAGGGAGTTCTTCGAGACCGGAAGGACGATGGAGAAGAACGCGCGCAGGTGGCCCGCCCCGTCAACCCGCGCGGCCTCGATGATCGCGGGCTGGATGTTGATCATGAAGGCCCTAAGGATGAGGATCGCGAAGGGGACGGCCATGGTCGAGTCTGCCAGGATCAGCCCGATCAGAGTGTTGAGCAGGCCAAGGTCGTTGTATGCGGCATAGAGCGCGTTGGCGATCACGATGCCGGGGATCATCTGGGTGATGAGGATGACCAGCAGCGCCGCGTTTGCCCAGCGATACCTGAACTGAGCGAGCGCGTAGGCCGCCGGAGCGGCGATGGCGAGACTCAGCACGACGACCCCCGCGGAGACGATCAGGCTGGTCACCAGGTTGCGGCCCTGGTCGTTGATGGCCTTCTCATACCCCGCGAAGCTCGGGTTCGTGGGGAAGAAGTCGGCGTTGAGGGTGTTGCCCGAGGGCTGGAGCGACGCGTTGATCATCCAGTAGACGGGAAACAGCATGATCCCGACGAGGATCAGGCCGATGGCTAGATCGACCAGACGGCGCGGCTTGAGCCTTGGCTGGACAGCGACCGGTTCGGTGGGTGTTGATGTCATGGCGGCCTCCTACTCGTCGACGGCTTTGCGGTTGGTGCGCAGATAGATGGCGGCGAAGACAAGCGAGATGACGATCAGGATGTTGCTGTAGGCAGCGCCGATCCCGAAGTCGAAGTCGATGAACGACGTCTGATACGAGCGCACCGCGATCGTCTGGGTCGCATTGGCCGGCCCGCCGTCGGTCAGGCCGAGGATGATGTCGAGGACCTTCAGCGT is a genomic window containing:
- a CDS encoding carbohydrate ABC transporter permease — encoded protein: MTSTPTEPVAVQPRLKPRRLVDLAIGLILVGIMLFPVYWMINASLQPSGNTLNADFFPTNPSFAGYEKAINDQGRNLVTSLIVSAGVVVLSLAIAAPAAYALAQFRYRWANAALLVILITQMIPGIVIANALYAAYNDLGLLNTLIGLILADSTMAVPFAILILRAFMINIQPAIIEAARVDGAGHLRAFFSIVLPVSKNSLITAGLFAFLFAWSDFLFALTLTTTGGIRPVTLGIYQYLGTQVSNWSATMATAVLSSIPAIVLLVVAQRYIAAGAMGGAVK